In Hoplias malabaricus isolate fHopMal1 chromosome 18, fHopMal1.hap1, whole genome shotgun sequence, the genomic window TGCTGGTAATTGAAACAAGTTCTCAAAAGAACAACATGGCTTCCACAAGTTTGTCAGACAATAACTTCTGCTATATCTCAGCTGGACACGGGgcaagagagaaacaaaaatataattagTTCTATATCTTCTCATGGAGTGAAGATGGTTTTGTTCTTGGCTCGAAGGTACACCGATCCTGTGGTGTGACTGTGACAGCTATGCTCACAGCAGTGACATAGTTGTGTTCTCTTTGGTCTTGATTAAAGCTTTAGCTGGAAATCTAAACCTGGCTGAAGTGTATTGAAGCTTTATGGATCTTTTAGCCATGTTATGGCTGCGGTCCCTGCACTCTTTCAGTTGTGCTTTCTTGTGCCAAATCACACCCAGCCATTATGACTTCCAGTGGCACCAGAAAAATAACGAACCTGTTTGACAATCTGTTTCAGCTCTGAGAAATCATCACGAATCTTACAGTGGTTAATAGAATAGTCTTTTGTTTGTAATTAATTCACCCTCTGTGTACTAAGAGCTTTTCTAGTATATCTTCTTATGTTTACCTTTATATGCACTTGGTCCCCATATGGTTCATATCAATATGTTCAGAACAATCTTAATTCACTGTTTATATAGGCTCCATTTGACCTAGAGCTCTGTGAAAAAATGGTCATTCAACCCTAAATCTGAAAGGTGGAAATCTGATTTTAGAAACTCTTCATGAAAACATTACACACGATGAGAGGCAGCTGCTGTGTATGTAGTGTATTTCAACCCTATTCATGTCCTCATATCTCCAGGTATGAGTCATGTACAATCACTCGATAAAAAGAAATGGAGAGGGCATTCTTTACAGATTCAGGAAATGTTGAGCAACAGTGGTGTGCTGTATTATCACAAagataataaagttttaaaaaaataaatcagtcaaCATTGAATTTGACACGTGTGCATTCGTAGACCCCAGAGGGTAAAGATAAAGCATTGCTAATTCAGGTCTAATTTTACATCTGAGGGTGCAGTTTTGTTATAATCTCTTATTGGCTCATGGATTCGCATGACTTTCCAGTTGCAAAGACAGTTTGTGGGGTCTTTTAATAACCTTCGTTATTTTGTAGAAAATAATCGCTTTGGCGTCTCAAAATAGTTAAATACAGGAGGTGGATAAAATTGTTGGGTCGGCTGGTGGAGCTTTCCAAGCGATGCTTTTCTCTTATGGTCCTTCGAGAGTTCCCCATGGTTTCCAGTTCCACTTTATTGCTTCTCAACACTAATGCTGTTCTTAGTGCGGGGTCACAGCCTCGAGCAGTTCCATCAGCACTGCAGCTGAATCCTTCATACTGCCTGAACAGATGGAGGACACAAGGTTCCCCCTGGATGACTGACCTCAGAACAGATCATGGCTAGTTCTGCCTGTGCGTTTGAAGATTGAAAACTGGCCCTCACTGATTTAGGATCCGCCTCATCAATGATTCATTAAAGTGTTCCCACTCTTTCAGCACAGCTCTATTACCGTGTCTCGGGCCATTGTGGATTCCCTGTGTCCCTGGTCATGCAGAAAAAGGGTCTTTGTCTCCAGGCCCCTAGGTCCCCCAGCCATAGCCATGGCAACATAGTCTCAATGGCATAGGCTCAGAAGACAGCAGTGTGCAGGGCTATACACAGGCCagtttggagtggtgtttgctGCCGGGCAGGCTGTTCTCATAGTGCGTGCCTGTTCGGCCCCTGGCCGAGTTTTAGATTGGCTTCGGGCCAGACCACAGTATCAGAGAGGCTGTTCTCTACTCAATGCTCTCTCTTAGTTTGTGATACAAGTGGCTTGTTTTGTGACGATTGCAGGAAGAAGTGGTGGGGAGTTTTTAATGTGGGAGTTCTTTTGTCAGCCCGGATGTTAACATCTTGGAAAGCTCATTCATTTAAATGAGATCAGAATAAAGCTCACAGTTTCAACTTTTGCACTTGATTAACTTAAGCGCTTATGCATCTTTTTTAGACTTGAAAACATGCAGCTAGTATATGGCTGAAAGCTGAAAAGGGCAGTGAAGTTTTGCCATGACCAAGCGAACTTAAAGCAATAATtctgacaaacaaacaaaaaaaaaaaaaacacaaatataataaaatacagccAGCCAAGGCATGTTTGGTGTCCAGCTGTGTAGCAGCTTGTCAAATAGCATTAGTTACCGTGCCTAAATATGACTTGGTTTTCAACGTTTTGGCCCACAAAAAGTACTTTTTGCTAcatctgtttttcatttgtttgtggtTTTTGGGAGAGCTTTTTAATCAATTTTCTTCACAAACTGTAGTCCAATTACATTTGTAGTTCAACTGTAGTCACAATACAGTACAGTTGCAGTCCAACTGTAGGCACAATACGGTACAGTTGTAGTCCAACTGTAGGCACAGTACGGCACAGTTGTAGTCCAACCATAGGCACATTACAGTACAGTTGTAGTCCAACCGTAggcacagtacagtacagtagtaGTCCAACTGTAGGCACAATACAGTACAGTTGTAGTCCAACCGTAGTCACAAACTCTTATCCAATACCACCTACTACTTAGCTCTCCCCAGTTACATTATTCCAAGGCACATTCTTCCTAGCACATGCTTCATACAAGACGTGATTTCAgacaacacatttttatttggacttttatttggaaaaaataaaaaataagaataaaaggCGTTCCTGTTGAGGTGGATTTTTCATACGTTTCTAGGACAGTTGTAGGTGGTGGTATTTCCTCTAAATGGGTTTGGTGTGTGGTTTGTGGGGCCGTATTTGTACAAAGCTTCACTTTAACTGTAATTTCCATGCCACAGCTCACATTTAACATTTGCATTGTGACCCATTTATACTGTATGTCTCAACATGATCATATAGAAAAGACGTTTACAtttatctttctctccctttgtttttcttagtatGAAATACTCCTCTGTGTCCAAGACCATGACGATCCAGCCATTGACGTCTGTAAAAAGCTGCTGGGCAAATATCCAAATGTTGATGCCAGATTATTTATAGGTAAGCACTTTGAAAgccatgttttatatattttatattttctatatGTGATTTAATACATGAATAGTATTTGATATAAGTTGCTTTGAGACATGAGACCTACCAAAGCTACCAAAGGAAAACGTCAAGTGGGTCATGTGTTTTACCTTTCCCTGCCTGGCTTTGCAATGGAAATGTTTTGCATGGGCTGCATCCAAGATCAGAAGTGTCATTTAAAGAGATTTCCTCTGAGCATGACAAGCCCATGTGTATATGAGGCcggcccagctgtgtgtctgcggCTGCCCCTCAGGGACAGAATATTGATTCATGCTCATTAGGAGCATGCAGGGACTCCATTTGCAGTTTTCTCCGGGGTCCTGTTATCCTCCTTTCATACTTCTGTCTCATTCTGCCCATCTGTTAATGTGTAGTGAGTCTGGGGAGGCAGGATGTCTCAGTGACGTTAGGTGCTGTTGCTAGACTTGTCTAATGTTGTGTAGGAAAAATTATTCAGTCTTGTTGACACTACTTAACCTCTAAAACGTTGATGGCTATAAcggaaaacacattttaatagctgcattgtaattaatttacatttgaaGTGGAATTTCTCACTCATATTGAATGCTGAATGTTGAAATATATTCGTACGTAACACGTTGAATGATGAGAGCTTAAATTCAGGATGGTGATTTTCCCAATCTCCAGCTTTAAATATTTGCAAACTGCTTGAAAACAGACAACAAGAGTTGTCCTCGAATAAGTCGTAGAAGTGAGAAATGGCACTCTAAGAATGCTGAATGTTCGTAGAGAAAAAGGAACTTGGCTCTGTTCTTAGTGGAATTCACCAAATACCTAGAGGAACAAATAAATACGTAGGGGTtcaagagaaaaagagatgaaAAAAAGCAGGTGAGCATTAACTTGGGTGTCTCACAGCGAATCAAACTTCTAATCAAAACCCAACACACATTCTGTAAATCTCTGGGCTCCTCAAAATAAACTTAGTTTATAATTGTTTAGCTATGAATTCTAACTGAAACTATTTGGCACCATGtcttgctgtgtttttgttgctATTTATTACCTCACATCACAAGTACATAAAGTTTCACGACACGTATCACAGTGTCAATTGTCACTGAGTCACTGTGCTAAGCTGGATATTTATAAACAGCTTTCAATCTCACTTTTGTACTGTGTTTTTAAGATGATTCACAAGTGAAGAGTTAGCATCTGGGGCTGCATGAACTATGTGTTTGGACAGAACACAATACACTGCAGAAAGTTTGGGTGCTAATACGTTAATTTGAGTAATATCCAGTCTTAAGCATTACCTGGGACAGCGTATAACTCTACTTGACTATTTGTTGACCATGTTGTTCTATTGAAATGTGTTCATTCACCTTTTCTATGTTCTATGAATGCCAAACCAGCACAGCTTTTGTCaactttataaaatgtgtgtatgaTACAACCATGGCAGGAGTCGGTATGAACACCTTAGCCAAGAGAGGGGAGGTGGCCCACCTGTACCCTAGTGCTTTTCTAGTATTCTAACTTTAAATGCTTAGTGTGGATTCATTTCCTGAAAGAACCCACCCCTCCAACCTATTGAGAATGTAGTGGACACCTCAATTTCCAAGGCACAGCCGCTTATTGACAGCCCCTTCCCCTGAGAGGGGTGTGAAGCCCATCCGTcattgggctgtgaagcaggGAATGACTTTCTTTGGGTGATGTAGCTCTATTTATGAAGATTTTGTATGGCCAGTCCTCAAACACTTGTAGCTGATTTTGGCATGGCTCTTGTTGCAGAATTATTGCCAATAAGCAGTATTTGTAGGAACATATATGAGTGCTTGATTTAAAGAGTAACAACTTTATTTGATTgtgtatttaaaacaaaaatgtatttttgaaacTCTGCATACACTAAAAATGTCTGGTTAACGGACTCTCCTTTGAAAGCACTTTGGACTTGCTGTGGGCCAGATTTCAGACAAAAGGCCTCCAGGCATTCGATCGGATCTTGGAAGCTGTAATCCTCCACATGTGTAATTCTGCgtgtataaattatttttattgctgtCCATAACGGGTGCTTTCAGGGGATCAATGAATGTGGTTAATGTGCTGGACGAAGGGCAAACATTCACTGGGAGGAAGACGTCGGTTCAAAGCAGGCCCTATGTCAGAGCGATCAGTGTTAATGGCTTATGAGAGAGTAAGTGAAGTGAAGgtctctctgctctgttctctttccttTAGGGGGGAAGAAGGTCGGCATCAATCCAAAAATAAACAACCTCATGCCAGGCTACGAGGGCGCAAAGTACGATCTGGTATGGATCTGTGACAGTGGCATTCGAGGTAGGGTTCCCACAGGTTTTATGTAAACAAGCTGTGGAAACTGGACAGTGATATGATTACGCAAACTTTATGGAGTTGTTTGTGAACCACAAGGTTCAGTTGTTTCACTTGATTATGTGAGAAATTACCTGAATGTTATTAGCTTCATTCGGTGACAAATCCCAGTACTGTAACTGCATCCTTTGTTTAATGGAACTAAATATATTACTGTTACTGTGGTTACTTTACACATGTGCTTTCAATAACCACCTTCTCCAGGAAACAAaattctgtatattttaatggtCAACAACTATTAGCTGAATTTAAAGATCTGGGGCGaaaaatgcagagcttcttGCGAAGGAtgtaacaccccccccccccctttattTTTAGTGTTAAAGCACATGCAGATAACCTAAAGACCTGCCTTGGTTCAGTTATTACACTCCAGTAGGTCTATACCTTTTTAATGAAGACTCTGTGTCATATCAAAGAGGCAAAGCAATGCTGGATGTTACATGACTGACTGTGTGCTGATGTCCTACAGTGAGGCCAGACACTCTTACTGATATGGCTAATCAGATGACGGAGAAGGTGGGACTGGTTCATGGTCTGCCGTACGTGGCAGACAGGCAAGGCTTCGCCGCTACTCTGGAGCAGGTGAGAGGGCCGTGTGTACTCTGACTTCTGGAATTCCTCGACAGAACACTCACATGATGTGTTAAAGGCCTACAGGGGGTTATATAAATACTCTTGGCAAGGTTTATTACCAAGCTAAAATGAGCCTCATATCAActgcctcaaaatactatacaCAGGTGTGACAACTCTGTCAAACACTCCTCGATTCGTTGTTGCAATGATCAGCAAGAATGCTCAGTTACTAATAATCAATAGTGACATCTATGCATGCAGGAGGCCTGTTATTTGCTTTTTCACAAGAACCGCACTTACAGCAGTTGTAATCACTGTGGAATGTTCTATAACTCatttctgagtttttttttacaagatgTGTTAGATAGGGGCCAGATTCTTTTGGCTCAGGTCAAGCCTCTAAAAAATGCCCCCTTATTTTGGAGGTCTCTAATCTCTAAATAACAGTGAAGCACATTGGCCTGTGGTTGGCATcgtctcagaaaaaaaaaaaacatcatgcCAGACTAAGTGGGAGTTAAAAGCGCAGGCTGATTTTAGTCCAGGACTGTGCTTATCCACGTCAGACAAAGAAGTCTGGAGTGTGTAAGCGGTGTTTGTTATTTCAACAGAAGACTCTACATTATAAAAGCTGGACTTTCTGGTTCAGATGACTGAGAGAAACTGAATATGCTTCAGTGTAAATAAGGGCTTGTTATAGTTAAGTTCAGGAGTTAgtcatgttttatatttgatgttcatgtttttgtttattatacATATGATTCACCACACCCAAAGCTTAGTCCAGGTCTGTCCCAGTGTGTAAGAGTAGAGTGGAAAGTGCTGGGGCTGTTCTGTTCTTCTTTATAGAACCGTAAAACTGTCCTTATGAGTTTGGAGTGgaaatccccaaccccaaaagtGGAGGAGGAGCCTTATGCTTATTCTTCCCTTGTGGGGTTTTGTAGCCCCACATCAATACAATATTAATTTTACCAAAGGCTGCCGTTGCTGGTTTATTTATGAACAGTATGCTCCTTGGGCTCatattttctttcctttcatGTTGGAAATGTTCCCTCTAATAACTAGCCCTCTGAAGTAAAATCGGTATGTTTACAGTAGTATGTCAAAGATAGTGACCCAACTAAATCTAACGTATTCAGCACTTTGCTTGGGTTATAGTCTTTTTTGCAAGTAATGATGCTATATTTTGGCATTCCAGTTTATGAGTGAGCAGAGGAAGGCAACTACTTTAGTGGAGCTGCTGCCTAAATGCATAATGGGAATATGAGCCCAATCATTTGCATAAGTATAATTGTTTGTTTAGTCAAACACACTTCCTGTGGCACCTAAATATGGCACTTTGTAGTGTCCAGTTGTATTTGACTTCTGACTTTAACATGTTGGATAAAAAATCTTATGTAAAATGTGCTGTAAATTTGTACAGGCCATTGTTATGTTTTTatacccccccctcccccctcccaaTACGTTTAACTCAGCACATCAACAGTGACCAGATGTTGAACGTGCTGATGTTTGTTCTCTAAACACGATATGCAAATTACTGTCTTATATGACTGTATATGATTAAACACATCCTGTTTAGTTTGGCTTATTTACACTGTGTAATCTCTCGTGCATTGCCCGGTGTGTAATCCTGCAGGTGTACTTCGGAACATCACATCCTCGTTCATACATATCCGCCAACGTGACAGGGATTAAGTGTGTGACGGGGATGTCGTGTCTGATGAGGAAGGACATTCTGGACCAGGCTGGAGGCCTCATCGCCTTCGCCCAATACATTGCTGAAGATTACTTCATGGCCAAAGCCATTGCAGACAGGTGCTCACTCTCTTTTCTCATAGGAAGCTGTCACAGCTTATTAGTCTGTATGCTtcttttgataaaaaaaaaaaaataaatcaaaagaaCCTGTCATTTGAGCTGCATCCACTGTATGAAGTCTTTTTATtactcaccccccccccccccctctttctccATTTCAATTCAAACTGTGACAACAGAAAACGGCATTAAGTCATGAATGCTTCCTAAAGGCCCTGGCTTATCGTTTCTGTGTTTGAAAATCaatatttttgttataattTCATAACAGAGTTGATTCGTAAGCACTGCTTCTGCCTCCAAGGCGTTTTGAGAGGAAATTGCTTTGGTGGAGATTGCCTCCTCAGAGGTGgactttgtttttattgagCTTGTCAGCTGAACTGTCACGTCTTCCTCCCAGTGGCCAATAACctcttctcttctgtctctcagaGGATGGAAATTCTCCATGGCAACGCAGGTGGCCATGCAGAACTCAGGCTCGTACTCCATCGCCCAGTTCCAGTCACGCATGATCAGGTAATGTGCATTCAGCCTTTCTCTCCACTCTCTGCTCTTTGTGCGGTGGCCATGCTGTTTACACTGATGATGTAGGGAATAGCAAAGTGTGATTTTTGGGTTGTATTGCTGTTGCGTTACATGGGTTTTGAAAAAGATAGTAATAAAGAAACCCAACTAAAATTATTAATCAAGGTTTTTATAAACTAAAAGGCGTGTTACTGTTTGAAAAGCTAGCTTTTGCCTTTTCCCTACTCTTAGATGCCTTTTAAAAGGCTGAATGTCCATTTTATCTGACCCAAGAACAGCTGCTCATTTCTATTTATCCTTTACAGTTAATAAGGCTATTTTTATTACAACTCTTTTAAGACTGATATGTATTAGACCTGTGCTCTGGTGCCTTGTTCATAAAACTGCATGGTTTGAAACACTCATGACCTCAGAATGAATGGCTGGGGCTAACGTGGGTGGGGTAAGTGGATCAAACGCAAGAAAAAGACAGTATATTGGCTCTCCAAGAATAATTCAGGTGGCAAAGTTAGTGAATAACGAGCCTTAAGATGCAATAGGCGGTAACACATCTGTTAAATGAAGTAAAGGTAATGGATTGTCACTCACTGCCTGTCCACTGTGCTCTCACCAGATGGGCCAAGCTTCGCATCAACATGCTGCCAGCTACCATCATAGAGCCCATCTCTGAGTGCTTTGTGGCGAGCCTCATCATCGGCTGGGCTGCGCACCACGTGTTCCGCTGGGACATCATGGTGTTCTTCATGTGCCACTGTCTGGCCTGGTTCATCTCTGACTACATCCAGCTCAGAGGAATACAGGTAAATTAATTTAGATACATGCAATGGCAATCTCAAAGACCAGTTTTAACCTGccattaaatatatgtttttaatttttctgaGGAGatcttaaatgaataaataaataaatcttcccCCAATTTGCATAATGAAGGAAAAGGTCAAAGGCAAACTCGTTCTCAACAGGTGCTGATCATTCACAATATTAGATCTTAAAGggtaagcaccacttaatggaccttaatttgctttaaaactgacaattttattaaattgacggaaaaacctgaGCTCGCTACGAAAATTCGCCACTGTGacatcactggtggacaacagctgaacaacgccgcggtaaaataccgttatgactgactgttatgacagtatctagctaaataaccaacattattcatgacaatagcctagcaataagctaaactcaaatgtagaggtaccgttattcttgtaaatgtgatcgaagtcgaactcgaattcatccgacactagaaacctccgtaatgcagctacgtagccgagtataatctgagccaccgagtttagcgagtcaagctaacgttaactaacaccaactaaaacaggcgaagtgagtgtccttaccctgtttacctccatgttacagaggctcttgaacacctttcgttgttgtccttacatgcccatattgttggaaaagtgccagtgaaatgagctacagataacggagtgagcggatggtcctttccaaagtgcccgtttaaagtggacaaatttagtaaattttctggatattttgggatctttgggccatttgtgcacagatg contains:
- the ugcg gene encoding ceramide glucosyltransferase — its product is MALLDLAMQAFSIFGFILFIVLWLMHFMSIIYVRLHLNKKVTDNQPYCKHAGVSLLKPLKGVDPNLVNNLETFFELDYPKYEILLCVQDHDDPAIDVCKKLLGKYPNVDARLFIGGKKVGINPKINNLMPGYEGAKYDLVWICDSGIRVRPDTLTDMANQMTEKVGLVHGLPYVADRQGFAATLEQVYFGTSHPRSYISANVTGIKCVTGMSCLMRKDILDQAGGLIAFAQYIAEDYFMAKAIADRGWKFSMATQVAMQNSGSYSIAQFQSRMIRWAKLRINMLPATIIEPISECFVASLIIGWAAHHVFRWDIMVFFMCHCLAWFISDYIQLRGIQGGPPSFSKLDYAVAWFIRESMTIQIFLSALWDPTISWRTGRYRLRCGGTAEEILDV